The region TCCAAAGTAATTGCTGTCAAGATCAAAAACATTCCCCTTTTTCACTGCTTCAAAACTTTGCCATATTTTATTTTCCTTAAATTCTTTTTCGAACATTTTCCAGACGGCTTCAGGACTTGCATGACAAAATCTTAAAATATAATCAGGTTGTTTCAAAATAAGGGATTCGAGATTTATTGGAACGTACGCTGAAGGAGAAGTTACAACATTTTTTGCTCCTAATTTTTTAACAAGTGAACCAACAAAAGAATGCTCAGTTGCTAACATAAAGCTTCCAGGGGCACCAAAAATAATCATAACTGTCGGTTTTCGCTTTGTGGTTATCTTGCTCAATATCTTTGCTTCTCTTTTTTTAATGTCATCTAATATCTGGTTTGCCTCATTTTCTTTTCCTACAAGACTACCAATTTCTAAAATTGCTGTTTTGAGATCATCCAGTGAACTCAGTTTCACAAATTTGAATTTTATTCCACTTTCCTCGAGTTTGGGTTTTATCGAATTTTCTAATGAATCGTCAGAAATATAAATATCCGGCTTCAACGACAAAATCACTTCAAAATCTGGATTCATTGGACTTCCGATTCTCGGCAAATCTTTATACCCCTGCGGCAGTTCATAGCCCGTTGTTGGAATGGCAATAACTTCTGCATGTAACTGATAGAGAATTTCTGCTACAGAAACTGTGCCTGCAATAATTCTCATTGGCCTATCGGATGAAGTTGTGCTTGTAAAAACAGAAACATTTATTAAGAAAATAAATGTCACGGCAAAAGCTTTCACCAAGATCGATAAATTCTTTTTCATTATCAACCCTCCTTCAAAACTGTTAATCAAAGTAAGCCACTGGTGAATCAATATCATCTTTACATTTATCGCCCCCTTATATATAGCTCTATCTATATAATATAGCTTAGGCTATATATTGTCAACATTGAAAGTAAAGTTACCAAAACACTTTCAACAAAGGATTTTCTTCAATGTGCCCCGAGTTACTCGAGTGCTGTATTAAATTATCAAAAGCATGAAAACAGTATTTTTGATTCAGCAACATCTTAAAATAAAATACGATTACAGAATTTTTCGGGTGCACAGTTAGATCAAGGAGGTCCTGTATGCAGCTAAAAGTCATTTTTGCAGGCATTCTTGTGTCAATCATTTTTGGATTCTCATTTCTGTTCACGAAAAACGCTCTTGATTATGTCTCGCCGCTAACTTTTCTTTCCTACAGATTTTGTATTGCTTTCTTATTTTTTATGATATTGCTGGTATCTGGTGTGATCAAACTCGGGAAAAAACCATACTGGAAACTTTTCGCACTGATATTATTTCAACCGGTGCTTTACTTCATTTT is a window of Pseudothermotoga elfii DSM 9442 = NBRC 107921 DNA encoding:
- the isdE gene encoding heme ABC transporter substrate-binding protein IsdE yields the protein MKKNLSILVKAFAVTFIFLINVSVFTSTTSSDRPMRIIAGTVSVAEILYQLHAEVIAIPTTGYELPQGYKDLPRIGSPMNPDFEVILSLKPDIYISDDSLENSIKPKLEESGIKFKFVKLSSLDDLKTAILEIGSLVGKENEANQILDDIKKREAKILSKITTKRKPTVMIIFGAPGSFMLATEHSFVGSLVKKLGAKNVVTSPSAYVPINLESLILKQPDYILRFCHASPEAVWKMFEKEFKENKIWQSFEAVKKGNVFDLDSNYFGVSANLRSIEALEILAELLFE